The Streptococcus viridans genome includes a window with the following:
- a CDS encoding FtsX-like permease family protein gives MFKLSSKLSFSNLKQNRKLYYPFALAVILTTMILYSFIALASTPHLEDSYGGGAARTVLGFGSFVVQLVVIILVAYANGFVMKNRSKELGLYSVLGMEKKHLLIMTLWELLFFYVLTVGVGLGLGLLFDRLIFALLLKCMGLPVVIQSTFQLGAVIDTLLGLALAFGLILLLNSFRLLRYSSLHLMQQKKAGEKKGRFLLVQTLLGLGLLGIAFYIALTVERPVAAVQGFFIAVILVILATYLLFNAGSITFLRFLKGRKSYYYKPENFISVSNLIARMRKNAAGLATISILSTMVLVTLTGSLNIFIGGQNYLDTVYPSDYMISVGHMPSDAETEPVIKDVQAQIKKTADATNLSDYQVAQTTYWSAEIRKIDGKVLEVYEQSYQQTDQELKSEGTVYFFDQATYEQLTGQKVELGENEILAYGYQYPGRLDSQLEINGKTFTIKQKLDSNFIQGKIPQNALFQHQMGLYLVLPDLSQLGLKVDKNLEFAINAKNKDNKDFTGDVTKELYSTDKMSQYGATYFGGYERYSIEKEWRETAGTLLFIGIFLSVIFLLATVLVIYYKQISEGHEDRDNFVILQQVGLDQKQTGTTIRKQILTVFFLPLFFSFLYLGVAYKMIAKIVAILGATNAGLVLQTTLAICAVFFISYVLVFLLTSRSYRKIVVR, from the coding sequence ATGTTTAAATTATCGAGTAAATTATCCTTTTCTAACCTCAAACAAAATCGCAAGCTGTATTACCCCTTTGCCTTGGCTGTTATTTTAACGACCATGATCCTCTATAGCTTTATCGCTTTGGCATCGACCCCTCATTTAGAGGATTCTTACGGAGGGGGGGCGGCGAGAACTGTTCTTGGTTTTGGTAGTTTCGTCGTCCAGCTGGTCGTCATCATTTTGGTGGCATATGCCAATGGCTTTGTCATGAAAAATCGTTCCAAAGAACTGGGCTTGTACAGTGTTCTGGGAATGGAGAAGAAGCATCTCCTCATCATGACCTTATGGGAATTGCTCTTCTTCTATGTTCTCACAGTTGGAGTAGGACTAGGTTTGGGGCTCTTATTTGATCGCCTGATTTTTGCCTTGCTCCTAAAATGTATGGGGCTACCAGTCGTCATTCAATCAACCTTCCAGCTAGGAGCTGTCATTGACACTTTACTTGGGTTAGCCTTAGCTTTTGGCCTCATTCTCTTGTTGAATTCTTTCCGCCTCTTGCGCTACAGTTCCCTCCACCTCATGCAACAGAAAAAAGCAGGAGAGAAGAAGGGACGCTTCTTGCTGGTCCAAACTCTTTTAGGACTTGGGCTCTTAGGAATTGCGTTTTATATAGCGCTAACCGTTGAGCGTCCGGTAGCTGCTGTTCAAGGATTCTTTATTGCTGTCATTTTGGTCATTCTGGCGACTTATCTCTTATTCAACGCTGGCTCCATTACCTTCTTAAGATTTCTCAAAGGTAGGAAATCCTACTATTACAAGCCAGAGAATTTTATATCCGTCTCTAACTTAATCGCTCGGATGCGAAAAAATGCAGCGGGCCTTGCGACCATTAGTATTCTTTCCACCATGGTCTTGGTAACCTTAACCGGGTCGCTCAATATCTTTATTGGAGGGCAGAACTACCTAGATACTGTTTACCCTTCTGATTACATGATTAGTGTGGGGCATATGCCTTCAGATGCTGAGACAGAACCGGTTATCAAGGATGTTCAAGCTCAAATTAAGAAAACAGCCGATGCGACAAATCTATCAGATTATCAGGTGGCACAGACAACATACTGGTCGGCTGAAATTCGAAAGATTGATGGAAAGGTCTTAGAGGTGTATGAGCAGTCTTATCAACAAACTGATCAGGAGTTGAAGTCAGAAGGAACCGTCTACTTTTTTGATCAGGCGACTTATGAGCAACTGACCGGTCAAAAAGTTGAGCTTGGAGAAAATGAAATCTTAGCTTATGGGTATCAGTATCCAGGAAGATTAGACTCGCAGTTAGAAATCAATGGGAAGACCTTCACGATTAAACAAAAACTAGATTCCAATTTTATCCAAGGGAAGATCCCACAAAACGCCCTGTTTCAACACCAAATGGGCTTGTACCTTGTCCTCCCTGACTTGAGTCAATTGGGACTAAAAGTCGATAAAAATTTGGAATTCGCTATTAATGCCAAAAATAAAGACAACAAAGATTTTACTGGTGACGTGACCAAAGAGCTGTATTCGACAGACAAAATGAGTCAATATGGTGCGACTTATTTTGGTGGATATGAACGATACAGTATAGAGAAGGAGTGGCGTGAAACAGCAGGGACTCTCCTCTTTATTGGGATTTTCCTATCAGTCATCTTTCTATTAGCTACAGTACTCGTCATTTACTACAAGCAGATTTCAGAGGGGCATGAGGATCGGGATAATTTTGTGATCTTGCAACAAGTAGGATTGGACCAAAAGCAAACCGGGACCACTATTCGCAAACAAATTCTCACTGTCTTTTTCCTTCCACTATTCTTCTCCTTCTTGTACCTAGGAGTGGCCTACAAGATGATTGCA